Genomic window (candidate division KSB1 bacterium):
CTTCGATATTGTTCATTAACGCGTCAACAGGTACACGCGTTCCTCGGAAAACAGGCGTCCCGCTGACAATCTCGGGATCGATTGTAATCGGCAGGCGCTCCAGCTCGCTTGCTTCAATCACTAACAGCATAAGGTTCCCTTGAGATGTGATGACAACTCTCTATTTTTATTTTTTGTCAAGCGTGAAAAGCGGATAAAGTCACAACTGACTAATGAGTTACAAATCAATTTAAAAAATCATCTTGAAAAAATCAAGCCTGGAACCTCGGGTCATTCGGGCGTTTGGCTCCTTGCGATAGCGTTTTTAAATCACTTCTACCTTAATCAAATTCGTCGTGCTCTGTTCGCTCGGCGGCACGCCGGCGGTGATCAGCACGGTGTCGCCGGCTTTGACCAAGCCGGTGCTCAGCGCTTCGCTTTTGCAGCGGGCAATCAAATCATCGGAGTTGTCATGCGGTTCCGGGTTATAAAGCGGATGAACGCCCCAAACGAGGCTAAGCCAGTGCACCGTTTCCAGTCGGTAACTCGTGGCTATGATCGGCGCTTGGGGCCGGAAGCGCGAAATCAGGCGCGCGGTGCTGCCGGATCGCGTTGGCGTCAGAATCGCCGCCACTTTTAAATAATGCGCCATGGACACGACGGCGTGGCTTACGGCTTCCGCAATAGTTGGATGCTCCAGATTTTCGTCGACAATACTTTCGCGCGGAGGCAATACGGCTTCCGTCGTGCGCAAAATTTTGTCCATGACTTGCACGGCTTGCACCGGATATTTTCCGACGGCCGTTTCTTCGGAAAGCATCACCGCATCGGTGCCGTCCAGCACGGCGTTGGCCACGTCGTTCGCCTCGGCGCGTGTCGGCCGCGGCTCTTCAACCATCGATTTGAGCATTTGCGTCGCCGTGATCACCGGCTTGCCAACACGGTTGCATTTTTTGATAATCTCCTTTTGCACCAGCGGTACATTTTCCAACGGGGTTTCGACCGCGAGATCACCGCGCGCGATCATGACACCGTCGGCGGCCTCGATAATCGCGTCGATCTTTTGCAGCGCTTCGTGCTTCTCGATTTTGGCGATGATCGGCGCCGTGCGCTTTTTCGCCGCCATCACCTCCTTGACGCGCTGAATATCATTCGCTTCGCGCACGAACGACAGCGCCACATAATCGACGCCGGCGTCGAGGCCAAATTCCAAATCGATTTTGTCTTTTTCCGTCAAAGCCGGAATCGGCAGCGAAGTTTGCGGCAGATTGATGCCTTTTTTTGCGCTGAGCGCGCCACCATCGATCACCCGGCAGCGCAAGTCGGTTTCGTTCTTGTCGATAACCTGCAGTTGAATCGCACCGTCGGCAAGCAAAATGCTGTCACCGAGTTTTACGTGGCTCGGCAGATCGCGATAGCTTGTCGAAACTTCACGGGCGTCGCCCGGCACCTCCCGATTGGTGAGAATGAAAATATCGCCGGATTTCAAAAACACCGGGGCCGTCATCACACCGGTGCGCAATTTTGGCCCGCTCAAATCCTGCAAGATCGCGATGGGCAGTTTTTTCCGCGCCGCGATCTCGAGCAGGCGCTTGATCCGCTGTTGATGCTCGTCGCGCGTTCCGTGTGAAAAATTGAGGCGCGCGACGTTCATGCCGGCGTCCATCAACGCTGCCAGCATTTCCGGCGAATCCGTGGCCGGGCCGATGGTGCAAACAATTTTCGTTCGGCGCAGGATGGGCATGATGCTTAATCGGGCACGGGAATGCCCTCGAAAATTTTGCCGACGGGCAATTCAAATCCAGGGAGAAGATCGGGAGCGGTCAAGACATCGCGAACCCGTTGATAGGTGTTTAATGAAGCACACGTCCAAACCTCGCGTTTTTTGGGAAAAACCAGCCAAACCATTCGGCTACCCTGCTGAAGATATTCATCAACTTTGTCCATCATTTCTTCCGATCTCTCATCCGGAAAAATAATTTCAATAGCCAAATCTGGCGCGCCATCCGGAAAACGATACCAGTTTTTCGGCGAGCGTTCTTTTTTTACGAAAGCAATGTCGGGAATTCGTGACTCACCGGGGCGATCCGGCCAAAGACGAAAATTGGTTTCGGTAATCACTTCGCCGATGGGATGCTGTTGCAAATAGAGATCAAGCTCACGGGCGATTCTTGTTTGGATTTTTCCATGCGCAAAGTTTGCCATCTTGAAAACCACCTTTCCGTTATAAAGTTCAGCCGGATAAGGCAGCGACATTTTTTCCAGCTCATCAACAGTGACGTCCGTGCGTTCTTCGATGGGCAGACGTTCGGAAGGAATGGCGTTTTCGGCGGCAAATGAATAGGTCGCACGCGGCGGCGTTTCAACCGTCATATTCACCTCGGCCATTTTACTCTCCTATACAGTTGGGAAATTAACTGAACGTAATTGACACCCAAAAGATAAATGAAAAAAACCGGAAAAGCAAGCGGAGCAAGGGGCAAATCGAAATTGTAAAAAACTTGCCCTTTGCAAATTGCCCCTTGCAATTTGTTACGGCCAATACCTCGGATCCTGGCTCCAGGCCTGTTCGACCGGCTTCAAGCGATCTTTATATTTTTTGATGTTGAAATTGAAACGATAAGCGATGTTCAAAAAGCTTGAAACACAATCGTAGTCCTGCTCGATTTGCGGGGCGGCGAGAATGCGGTCGATCAAACCGTCGAGATGCTGCTGTAAAATCGCAAAAATGTGGTTCTGAATCGAGGTTTCGTCCAGCGCCAATTTCAAGCGATCGGCGATATCGACCAGCTCGGCAATTTCCTTGCAAGCCTGGCCGGTGCCGTTTTGAAACAGGTGTTGCAGGCGCTGCTCGATCATGTCTTGAAAAAGTTGCGACGGCTGCCGGTTTTCGAGTTGCAGGCCGAGCCGGCGCGCGGTGCGGGCGATTTCGAGACAGGATTTGTAGGCTTCCGGATCGGTGACATTGTGCAGCTTCATGATTTCCTCGCGCAACTGGCGGCTCAACGTGTGGCGCGCCGGCACCGAAAGCTCGGCGGGGAGGGTGGCGCCAAGTTCGCGCAAGGCCAGCATCTGGTGGCGATTTTGCTGGTAGATGCGCGCGTAAAATTCGCTGATTTCCGACAGGCGGCCTTCGAGCAAAATATTGATGACCTGTTGCCGCTCCTCGGCCAGCATGGCGCCCAAATCAAACGCCTCGCCGCCCCAGCGCTGTGGCAGCATGTCGATAAGTTGCTGTTCGTGCTTGGAAAAATCCGCGATCAACGCCTCCCGCGCTTCGGCGTAATTCCAGCCTGCCAGGCCGGCCAGGCTGCCGGCGGGACCATCAAGCCGACGCACGAAACACTTGACGCCTTCGCCGGCACCGTGATTGATCAAGGCGAAAGCATACGTGTGCTTCGAGGTGGTCACGCCGGACTGCACCTCGACGCGGCCGATCATCAGCGTCGTCTGTTCGGTGCGTTTCTCGACCAGGTCCGAGCGCTGAATCGAATAATGATAAAGCCGCTCCTGCGCCGGGGCGCCCGCAAACAGTGTGCGAATGGCATGCGTATTCACCACCCGTGGAAACGTCACCATGGAGGGTTTGACCAATTTTTTATAAACATTTTCGCCGTGTTTGTATTCCGTCATGTTGCTGCGCGCCTTCTTGAGATCAGCGAGAAAGCGCTCTTCATACGAGCGGCCGCTGAGATTTTCGGCCAGGCGCAGCGCGCGCGCGGCATATTGAATCACCTGCACGGTCTCGATGCCGGAAAGCTCGGTGAAAAACCAGCCGCAGCTGGTGTACATCAGTTGCGTCTGGCGCTGCATTTCCATGAGGTTGATCATGTCGATGCGCTGGGAATCTGAAAGCGGATGCTTCTGATGTTTCGCCAGAAACTCGTCGAAACTTTCCGGGGTGCGGCGGAGAATCACCTCGATATAATCGTTCCGCGCCTCCCAAACGTCCTTCAGCAGCGGCGCACCGATTTCCTCAGTAAGCCCGGCCAGTTCATCACGCAGATTGTCGAGCGCCTGGCGCAGCGGAGCGCGCCATTCCTGATTCCACTCCGGTGGGCCGTCGCCGCGGCAGCCGCAATGGCGGCTCCAGCGGCCGAGGCCGTGCGCGCAGCTCCAGGCAGTGCCCTCGCCGTTCGGGCCTTCTTTCAGCTCGACTTCCATCAAAGGCGGATTTTCCGCGAGAAACTCGGCGTAGTTGGTGACGCGGATGTGGCGCTGCGGCGCTTCGATATGCAGCAAATACGCCAGGCCCATTTCACCATGGCGCTCATGATGGCCGTAGGTTTCGCCGTCGGTCGCAATCGAAACCAATTCCGGCGGGGTCGAGCCGTTATTGCTGAAGCAATCGTCGATGCGCTGTGAAAAGTTTTTGGCGTCGCGCAGCAGATGCTCGAAGCTGACGCCACGCGATAACCCGCCATGGTAGAAAAAAATATCGAGGTACCGATTGATGAGACGATTACCAGCGGCATCTTTGTCAAACCAGCGATAAGCCTGTCGCGTGTCGATTTCGCCGTGTTCGACGCCGGTCCACTCGCCGGCGTGGAAGGCATTGCTGGATGCTGGATGCTCGATGCTGGCTGCGCCCGCCGGCGTCGCTGGTTGCTGGCTGCGCCCGTCGGGGTCGCTGGTTGTGGGTTGCTCGAGCTTGGAAATAAAAAAAGGGCGAACCCGCTTGGCTTGATGCGGCGAAAGAATGACGAACTTCATGCCGTGATCGATGAGCACGCGCAGCGTCGCGTCGTTTACCGCGGTTTCGGGAAGCCACATCGCCTCTGGCTCGCGGCCAAAGCGGTAGCGAAAATCAGCCAGGCCCCAGCGCACTTGCGTGATCTTATCGCGCGCATTGCACAGCGGCAAAATCGCGTGATTGTAAGCCTGGGCAATGGCGTTGCCGTGGCCGCTGCAGCGCGCCGCGCTCAGTTTGTCGGCTTCGAGAATGCGGCGATAAACCGCCGGACCGTGGCGTTCCAGCCAGCTCAGCAGCGTCGGCCCGAAATTGAAACTCAGGTGCGCATAATTGTTGACGATGGTGGTGATGCGGCCGGCCTGATCGAGAATCCGCGCGAACGCATTCGTGCGGTAGCTCTCGGCATTGATGCGTTCATTCCAATCGTGATACGGTTGCGCGCTGTCCTGCCGCTCGATTGCTTCCGTCCACGCATTTTCGCGCGGCGGCTGGTAAAAATGACCGTGAATGACCAAACATTTGCTCATTAAAGCGTCCTCATAAAATTCGCCACATGACACGAAGCGCACAGGGCATGGCTGCGAAAAAGTCGGGCCATACGCTATGCGCTTTTTTTAAAACGGCGATTTGACCGTCGCTCCGGCTGTTTATAAACGCACAACCATGCCTGGCTTCAGCGACCAGTCAAGACGTTTCTGCATAACAGAATACGAAATTTTACCCAAAATCGCAAGCCCGGAAATCACCGCCAGTTTAAAAAATGACAAAATGTAAATTCGCCGCCGGTAAGTGTGTTTGGAAAGTCACTGACCGGTCACTCTTTGTGCGTAAAATTGCTGGATTTCAAAAAATTTAAGTGACCGGTCGGTCGCAGTTTTCCATATTGTCCAAAATTTTTTCCGGTCAAATTGCAAAAATCACGTTATGCAGGTATATGAACAATTAGTATCTAGTTAAAGCGGGCTGGCCGTATTTTAAATGTGGCCCGATCCGGCAATTTATCACTTGCAGTTACTGAAGGTTGATCATCATGCGCAGACAGGCACATCCCCAAGTCGTTCTCGCTTTGCTGCTGGTATTGCTTTTGGGCAGCAGCCAAGTGGCATCGTCGCAAGCGCTGTTTCCCGTTGGCGGCCGGGGCTTGTCGAGCCTCAATGCCGCCTGGGTGCAGGATCGCGGCCAATTTTCCATTCAATTAACCGGTGCCAGCTTTTATAAAACCGCACCCAAAAGGCAAGCCACCAGCCGGACGCCGGAATTCATCACGTTCTGGGATTTGCAAAGCGGCTTGGCGGCGAATTACTCAGTGAGCCGGCGCCTGGAGCTGTCGTTGAAGCAAACGATCTATCAGGACACCCACCACGATGGCAGGGGCGCCAATCTGCCGGACGATCTTTTTTTAACGGCGAAGTTCGGCTCTTACGGCGGCTTGCGCAGCCGGGTGAAAGTCGGCTTTATGACCGCCGCGCGTTTTCCGCTTGCCAAGCAGCACAACGTCATCCTCGAGCCATACAGCGCCGGCAGCGTCGAACTGGGCTTGCTGGGCCTGCTCTCGTACAGCAAGGATGTTTTGCTGCCGGAAAATGCATTCAACCTGCATCTCAATCTCGGCTTCTGGCATTACAACGATACCGGCAAATATCTCATCGGCGCCGAGGCCGACACCTTCGCAGTGTTGAGTCCGAGTCGCGCATTTTTGTGGGGCGCCGGGTTTGCCATTCCCTCGCACGAGTTTGATTTCACCGCCGAAGTGTTTGGTCGCAATTTCATGGTGCGGCCGCCGGAAACCGCCTACAGCCGCGAGGATTTTGCCTATTTCTCGCCGGGCGTCATGTATCATCCGGCATACTGGGCCACGCTCAACGTCAATCTCGATTTCCGGCTGACCACTGACAAGGAAATGACGCGCTTCCTGCCGGGTTTGCGCAATCAGGTTAATCCGGATCTGCCGAGCTATCCGAGTTGGCGTCTGCGGTTTGGTGCGCGCTTCGCGTTGAACCGGCCGGCCCCGCCGCCGGGGCAAAAGCCGCTGTTTGTCAGTGCCAACGGCCGCTTGACCACGGCGCACAAGGCGCTGGAAAAACAACTCAGCGAAGAGCGCAAGAAAACCGAAACCGCGGAGGAGGAGTTGTCCAAAATCCGCGACGACCGCAAGCGCATGGAAGCCATGCTCTCGCGCCTGCGCAGCTTGCTGGTATACGGCAAAAACACGGCAGGCGCCGATTCCACCGCGACGGCGAACGGCGAGGCGGCCAAAGTCGCCCCCAAGCCGGATGATAAAAAACCGGAGAATGAACTGCCGCAGCAGTAATTCTACGAATATAAAGATGATTGCTAAATTTCTGGTTTTGTCACAAGGCCTTTTTAAAACGAGAATCGGAGCGGATAAAAAAGAATGGCGGAAACACCCAACGCGGACAAGCCGTAACCAAAAAGATTTACTCGCTCACAGAAATGGAACTCTCACCGAAGTGATTTTTTTTCTGTGAGCGTTCCAATTCTGTGAGCCAAAAGTCTTTGCTTTTTTTGCACACATTTTACTTGTTGGAGACTAATGAGTTTTGGTGATCAAAATCGGCAATCTTTCCCGGATGTCGTTGCGAGCGCTTCTCGGCGCAGCAATCTCCTCATGCGCAAAGAATTGCTTCGTCGCTTCGCTCCCCACAACAGCCTCTGGCACCGGGCAGGCAGATTACTTCGCTCGCAATGACCACTGTTCTGCCCGGGAGAATGATCCTAGGACCATGTACCACTCGCAATGACGTAACGCAGGCTTCCAGCCTGCAAACGAAGGCAAGCGGAAAGCTTGCGCTGCAAAAAACTTCGCGGTCGTGCCTGCCCTGCCGCAGGCCAGGGATAGTTTTTCCAGAGTCATATTACCGAACTTGCATGTCAAAACTCATGAGATCGCGAACGAGGGTCACGTTGCCTGGCGAACAAAGTTCGCGCGTGATAGGTTCGTAAAATTCTAAATTTATCTTCAGCACCTCATCCTCTGCGAATTGAGTTCACATCTGCATTTGATTCTTTAATGACCACGCCTTTTTCTCCTGCATTTGTCTGCAGAAATACCAATGAGTTGGGGTTGCCATTTATTCTCTTTTATAAAGATAAAACGGCACAGGATTTGTCTTATATTATCATGCAATTTTACTCTATCAAAACGAGTGGGTGGGTCATGTTTTACGAAGTAGGAATTCTTTTTAGGGTACACGACTTGATCCAAAGCGAATCGAATCATCGCGCCGCGGCGTGGAAAGTTTTTATGCGAATTTTCGATCCGCAAAAACTTGCCAACAGCACACTCTACGAAGGAGAAATCAACGAGGCGCTGATGGATCAAGAAAAAATTTTTTGCATTGCGATTCAGACGTTCGATCCGCAAGTCATCACCGCCGTGAAGGCCGCTTTGCTTCACAGCCACGAGAGCGGACTGATGCCGCCAGAGCATCGCTTCGTCGAAGGCGAGGTCACCTTGCGATTTGCGTTGCATCTTCGCGCGCAAATCGACCAAGGCGGGCGGTTTCATTCTTGGGACAAGACGTATGTCCGGCAAGATCAGATGTTGTGTCACGAAACCGGATGGGGATTTGGGGAAACTGTACACTCAACGTGCACGGCAATATGAATGAGTTTCACCGAAATCAACCCAGCCACATGAACGACCGTGGTCAGATGAATCTCCTGCAGAGTTGGTATTTGCCGGGCAGTGGGCCTGACTACGGGGGGAAGGCAGGCCCGCTTCCCTGATCTCTCAGTGGTCCAATACGTCGTTTTCATTGTGATCAGTTTATCGGTGAAGAAGATTTTACTTGGGAAATAAAATACCGGGGGCGGGGTTTTAATAAAGCGGGGATAAAACATCTTCGGACAGCCGGTCCGGTTGTGGGGGCATCAAATGATTTGCGAGGGGATGACCGGATCGGCTGTTGGGGAATTTGTGAGCAAAATGATATCCACTTTAATTCTCTTGCCATTTGGTAATACAATCAACTTCGATGCGTTTCAAGCCCACCGATGATGATCTGCTGCTTATCCCTATTCCCGCATGTTCCTGAGAAGAATATGCATCAATAAAGATGGTAAGGCGCATCACGACTGGGCGCTTGTTCAATCGTATCGGACCGCGCGCCGCCCACGACAACGCACGGTGGCTTGTCTTGGTGAAATGCAGGAAACTGGCCGTCTCGGTGTACAACAGGCCGCTCAGCACCATCCTGGTCATCAGACTTCTTTGTTGGACGACGTCATTCCTGAAGGGGTTGAGGTCAACATCAACGGGGTGCACACCGAACGTCCGCGCCGGTTTTGGATCAGCCCTGGAGTTGCTCAAGAACCTCCATCTTGCTTGATCGGTTCTTCAAGGAGACGTTGAGACGCTGGCCAGCACCCACACGACAATTTCCTGGGCGCAGGTGGCTTCGATTTTGGTCGTGGCGCGTTTCTGTGAACCCACGAGCGAACTGCATATCGCGGAGCATTTTTACAGCGATACCGACTTGGCCGAGCTTCTTGGCATACCGGCTTACGAGATGTATGACAATCGGCTCTGTCGCGCCCTGGATAAATTGCTTTTGCAAAAGGATCGTCTGCAACAACATTTGAAAGAACGCTTTGGCGAGCCGTTCCCGATTTGCTACGATATTATTTTGTACGATGTCACCTCAACCTACTTTGAAGGCGAAGCCGCCAGCAATCCTCAGGCCCAACACGGTTACTCCCGCGACCATCGCCCCGATTGCAAACAAGTTCTCATCGCAAGGCTAATCCATTGGTTTCATCTATCAGTTGAGGCAACTGTTTTAAAGAATTAAAAAGAATTAATCTGATACGGATTGATAAACCATCACGGCAAACTTATCGATTAAATCCACAGCGCCATAAGGATACAGTTGCGTCATGACAATAGCAAACATCTGCTCTTTCGGATCGACAATAAATCGCGTATTCCAAAAGCCGCTCCAGCCATAGGTGCCAATTGAGCCAAGCTCGCCGCCTTCACTGAGCGATCTTCTGATTCCGAACCCCAGCCCAAAACCCATGAAAGGATTCAGGCCGGCCGTAAAATCTGCCGTCATCAGTTCGACGGATTTTCGGCTCAATATCCGCACGCCTTCCAGCTCGCCGCCGTTCAGCAGCATTTGCGCAAAACGGGCGTAATCCGAAATCGTCGCGCACAAACCCGCGCCGCCGGAGTAAAATTTCTGCGGCCCGCTGTAGGGATAAGCCGGCGAAAACTCCAGGTTTCCTTCTGCACTCACATCAGGCAACTTCGACAACCCCTTTTCACGAGAGTATTGATAAGCCGTGGCCAGGCGCGAGACTTTGTTTTCGGGAAGAAAAAAATGCGTGTCATGCATTTTTAACGGCGCGAAAATCCGCTCTTTGAAAAAATCATCAAGCGATTTGCCAGACACCACTTCCACGAGATAGCCTAACACGTCAACAGAAAGTCCGTATTCATATTTGTCGCCCGGATGAAACAACAGCGGCTGCTTGGCCAGGCGCTTCATGTTTTCGGCGAGCGTCTCGTTGTGCAATCCGAGACCGTGCGCGATGCCGGCTTTTTTATAAGGCCCGCCCAACTTATCGTTCCAATGATAGGTCAAGCCCGAGGTATGTGTGAGCAGATGGCGAATGGTGATTGGTCGTTTCGCCGGCACGAGCGAATCAGCCTGCGTCTGGCCGTTCGTCGCCCGCTCGGGGTTGAGCACCATCATGTCTTTAAACTCGGGAAGATATTTGGAAACCGGGTCGTTGAGCATAAAACGGCCTTCTTCATAAAGGATCATGACCGCGACGCTCGTCACCGGTTTCGTCATGGAAGCAATGCGGAAAATTGTATTGTTGCGCATCGGCGTTTTGGCTTCGACATCCTGCATGCCCAGGCTTTTGAAATAAGCCGCTTTGCCTTTGCGCACCACCAGTGCCACGGCACCGGCGATTTGCTTTTTCTCGACATATTCATTGAGAACGGCGTCCAATCGCTTCAACCGCTGGCTGGAAAGCCCGACGGTTTCAGGCGAGGCCACCGGCAGTCCTTGTGCGAAGACGATCGTGATGATGCAGAATTGAACGATCAACACCCGAAAAAAGGATTTCATGTTGTGCTCCCTTTGGTTTTTAATTAAAATGTTTTGTTGCGAGGCTCAAATAATCAGAAAATTTTCCCAACGCCTTGAAACAACGCCACGGCGAGGGGTTTCGCCGTGGCGTTGTTTCCATCAGTTGGGATTTTTTATTGCAATCCAGGAATTTTCTCTCGCGCTTTCAAACAACGCCTCGATCACTTTCATATTCGCCAGCGAATCTTCGAGCGGCACGGCCACCGGCGCATCGTTGATGATCGCCAGGCTCAAGGCCTCGCCTTGAATGGTGAACTGATTGCTCGCTTCGATGAGAATTTCTTCCGTTCCACTGTCGCGCCGGAGAAAAATTTTTGCGGGCCGGTCTAAAGGCGGATTCAAGGGAATCTCCAGATCAATCCGGCCTGCCGTGCCGAAAATCGTCGCGCTTTGATGCCGCGCCAATTGTGTGGAACAGGTGAGAGTCGATGTCCGAGGTCCGAAGTCGAGGATGGCGGAGACCAGTCGGTCTATTTTAAAATTCGGATCGTACTCGATATAGGCGCAAACTCGTTGTGGCTCGGCGCCGAAGATGAAGCGGGGAATCGAGACCGAATAACAGCCGATGTCGAACAACGCGCCACCGCCCATATCCGGTTTGTTGCGAACGTTGTTGGGATCATTGTTAAAAAACGAAATGAAGGAGTGCAGCAAGCGCGCCTCGCCGATTTTTCCGCTTTGTGCCAGCTCACGCGTCTTCACCCACTGCGGATGCTGGCGATACATGAACGCTTCCATCACTTTGATCTGCGGATGCGCCTTCGCCACGTCGATGAGTTGTTTTAACTCGCTCACGCGCGTTGCCAGCGGTTTTTCGCAGAGCACATGCTTGCCGGCCTCGATGGCTTTGATCGACCACGGCACGTGCAGGTGATTCGGCAGGGGGTTATAGACCGCCTCGACGTCCGGATCGTGCAACAACTCATCATAAGAGCCATGAACTTTCGGAATGCCAAGCGGCGCGGCAGCTTTTTGTGCCGCGGCCAAATGGCGTGAGGCGATGGCGATGATTTCACAATGCTCGGCCTGCTGCATCGCCGGAATCACTTTTTGCAGGCCGATTCTCGCGGTGCTGAGAACGCCCCAGCGGATTTTGCGCATACGGATACCGTTCTTTATTAAAGTTTCCCAGCGTCTTGAAACAACATAACAGATAAAAAAAACTGTTTTTCATCAGTTGCGGTGTTTCAAGCCGTTGGGTGAATTTAGCCTTTCATCACTTCGGCAGAACCCTCAGGCCCTTCACGCCCTTCAAATCCAACCGAAAAAGGCCGCCGGGCGTGGTTTTTTCCTCGCCCAAGGCGCCGGTGATATAAAGTTGATCCATCTTCGTGCCGCCAAATGCCACGTTGCTCGTCGTGAGGTTGCCACCCGGATAACGGCGCAAGAGCTTGCCCGCCGGACTCAACACTTGCACCTGTTGCATGCCGTAATGCGCCACGTAAAGATTTCCGTCCTCATCGAGACACAAGCCATCGGGCTGATTGTCGATCTGATCGCCGGTTTTGGTGGGCAA
Coding sequences:
- the pyk gene encoding pyruvate kinase; this translates as MPILRRTKIVCTIGPATDSPEMLAALMDAGMNVARLNFSHGTRDEHQQRIKRLLEIAARKKLPIAILQDLSGPKLRTGVMTAPVFLKSGDIFILTNREVPGDAREVSTSYRDLPSHVKLGDSILLADGAIQLQVIDKNETDLRCRVIDGGALSAKKGINLPQTSLPIPALTEKDKIDLEFGLDAGVDYVALSFVREANDIQRVKEVMAAKKRTAPIIAKIEKHEALQKIDAIIEAADGVMIARGDLAVETPLENVPLVQKEIIKKCNRVGKPVITATQMLKSMVEEPRPTRAEANDVANAVLDGTDAVMLSEETAVGKYPVQAVQVMDKILRTTEAVLPPRESIVDENLEHPTIAEAVSHAVVSMAHYLKVAAILTPTRSGSTARLISRFRPQAPIIATSYRLETVHWLSLVWGVHPLYNPEPHDNSDDLIARCKSEALSTGLVKAGDTVLITAGVPPSEQSTTNLIKVEVI
- a CDS encoding Uma2 family endonuclease; this encodes MAEVNMTVETPPRATYSFAAENAIPSERLPIEERTDVTVDELEKMSLPYPAELYNGKVVFKMANFAHGKIQTRIARELDLYLQQHPIGEVITETNFRLWPDRPGESRIPDIAFVKKERSPKNWYRFPDGAPDLAIEIIFPDERSEEMMDKVDEYLQQGSRMVWLVFPKKREVWTCASLNTYQRVRDVLTAPDLLPGFELPVGKIFEGIPVPD
- a CDS encoding Gfo/Idh/MocA family oxidoreductase; its protein translation is MRKIRWGVLSTARIGLQKVIPAMQQAEHCEIIAIASRHLAAAQKAAAPLGIPKVHGSYDELLHDPDVEAVYNPLPNHLHVPWSIKAIEAGKHVLCEKPLATRVSELKQLIDVAKAHPQIKVMEAFMYRQHPQWVKTRELAQSGKIGEARLLHSFISFFNNDPNNVRNKPDMGGGALFDIGCYSVSIPRFIFGAEPQRVCAYIEYDPNFKIDRLVSAILDFGPRTSTLTCSTQLARHQSATIFGTAGRIDLEIPLNPPLDRPAKIFLRRDSGTEEILIEASNQFTIQGEALSLAIINDAPVAVPLEDSLANMKVIEALFESARENSWIAIKNPN
- a CDS encoding beta-lactamase family protein; this translates as MKSFFRVLIVQFCIITIVFAQGLPVASPETVGLSSQRLKRLDAVLNEYVEKKQIAGAVALVVRKGKAAYFKSLGMQDVEAKTPMRNNTIFRIASMTKPVTSVAVMILYEEGRFMLNDPVSKYLPEFKDMMVLNPERATNGQTQADSLVPAKRPITIRHLLTHTSGLTYHWNDKLGGPYKKAGIAHGLGLHNETLAENMKRLAKQPLLFHPGDKYEYGLSVDVLGYLVEVVSGKSLDDFFKERIFAPLKMHDTHFFLPENKVSRLATAYQYSREKGLSKLPDVSAEGNLEFSPAYPYSGPQKFYSGGAGLCATISDYARFAQMLLNGGELEGVRILSRKSVELMTADFTAGLNPFMGFGLGFGIRRSLSEGGELGSIGTYGWSGFWNTRFIVDPKEQMFAIVMTQLYPYGAVDLIDKFAVMVYQSVSD
- a CDS encoding DUF3536 domain-containing protein, giving the protein MSKCLVIHGHFYQPPRENAWTEAIERQDSAQPYHDWNERINAESYRTNAFARILDQAGRITTIVNNYAHLSFNFGPTLLSWLERHGPAVYRRILEADKLSAARCSGHGNAIAQAYNHAILPLCNARDKITQVRWGLADFRYRFGREPEAMWLPETAVNDATLRVLIDHGMKFVILSPHQAKRVRPFFISKLEQPTTSDPDGRSQQPATPAGAASIEHPASSNAFHAGEWTGVEHGEIDTRQAYRWFDKDAAGNRLINRYLDIFFYHGGLSRGVSFEHLLRDAKNFSQRIDDCFSNNGSTPPELVSIATDGETYGHHERHGEMGLAYLLHIEAPQRHIRVTNYAEFLAENPPLMEVELKEGPNGEGTAWSCAHGLGRWSRHCGCRGDGPPEWNQEWRAPLRQALDNLRDELAGLTEEIGAPLLKDVWEARNDYIEVILRRTPESFDEFLAKHQKHPLSDSQRIDMINLMEMQRQTQLMYTSCGWFFTELSGIETVQVIQYAARALRLAENLSGRSYEERFLADLKKARSNMTEYKHGENVYKKLVKPSMVTFPRVVNTHAIRTLFAGAPAQERLYHYSIQRSDLVEKRTEQTTLMIGRVEVQSGVTTSKHTYAFALINHGAGEGVKCFVRRLDGPAGSLAGLAGWNYAEAREALIADFSKHEQQLIDMLPQRWGGEAFDLGAMLAEERQQVINILLEGRLSEISEFYARIYQQNRHQMLALRELGATLPAELSVPARHTLSRQLREEIMKLHNVTDPEAYKSCLEIARTARRLGLQLENRQPSQLFQDMIEQRLQHLFQNGTGQACKEIAELVDIADRLKLALDETSIQNHIFAILQQHLDGLIDRILAAPQIEQDYDCVSSFLNIAYRFNFNIKKYKDRLKPVEQAWSQDPRYWP
- a CDS encoding DUF433 domain-containing protein encodes the protein MLLVIEASELERLPITIDPEIVSGTPVFRGTRVPVDALMNNIEAGLTLDEFLDNFPTVTREQALQILEFYKSTLARLEKPN